One region of Bdellovibrio bacteriovorus genomic DNA includes:
- a CDS encoding PspC domain-containing protein, producing the protein MTVNSATQNYRWVRASDGALAGVCKGLGTALGIETWIVRVIWLIAILWFGTGILLYLILAVCLPRVDKLDHALDGKLLGVCARIAQRYRIEVGLVRTGFVVMALVTFGVAILGYGLCYFLIPKA; encoded by the coding sequence ATGACAGTAAATTCAGCGACTCAAAACTACCGTTGGGTTCGCGCCAGTGATGGTGCTTTGGCGGGTGTTTGCAAAGGTCTAGGTACGGCCTTAGGTATTGAAACTTGGATAGTGCGCGTCATTTGGCTTATCGCGATATTGTGGTTTGGTACCGGAATCCTCCTTTATTTGATTTTGGCGGTCTGTTTGCCCCGCGTCGATAAGCTAGACCATGCCCTGGATGGCAAGCTTCTAGGCGTCTGTGCTAGAATAGCCCAGAGATACCGCATCGAAGTCGGGCTGGTCCGAACGGGTTTCGTGGTCATGGCCCTTGTGACTTTTGGTGTGGCGATCTTGGGTTACGGGCTTTGTTACTTTCTTATTCCGAAAGCCTGA
- a CDS encoding aromatic amino acid hydroxylase, with protein METDFLPPHLRKYVVEQHYEKYTPVDQAVWRYILRQLKAFLSKHAHECYVEGLEKTGIDIEKIPRIEDVSAKLQEFGWRALPVSGFIPPAAFMELQSLGVLPIASDMRTLDHLLYTPAPDIVHEAAGHAPILIHPEFSEYLRQYAQVAKKAIISKEDLDLYEAIRDLSDIKENPASTPEQIKAAETHLEIVSKNMSHVSEASELSRMNWWTAEYGLIGTLDNPKIFGAGLLSSVGESKWCLSQKVKKIPLTVDCIKQTYDITEPQPQLFVTPDFKTLSKVLDDMADQMAFRLGGLAGLKKAIEAHSVNTAELNSGIQISGQIVEAITDNNGQLAYLRLSGPTQLCYMDQELSGHDKKYHAHGFGTPVGFLKAHPNKCPSTFTDAEWAELQVESGKTARLEFTSGVVVTGVVQYRLIKNSKTITLTLENAKAELNGRILFAPEWGTYDMAIGSSVTSVFGGPADREAYGETVDFIAKRVPVPSYSEQELSRHRNYGAVRKLREEKVQGSKLTEELSEILQSHRSLFAEDWLLLLEALEILQARDPQSSLKKQIEEDLAKLAKKDEKTQGLIQDGLTLAGAL; from the coding sequence ATGGAGACAGACTTTTTACCGCCGCACTTAAGAAAATACGTCGTTGAACAACACTACGAAAAGTACACCCCCGTAGATCAAGCGGTTTGGAGATATATTCTTCGTCAGTTGAAGGCCTTTCTTTCAAAGCATGCGCATGAATGTTACGTTGAAGGTTTAGAAAAAACCGGCATCGACATCGAAAAAATTCCGCGCATCGAAGACGTCAGCGCAAAATTGCAAGAATTTGGCTGGAGAGCCCTTCCCGTCAGTGGGTTTATTCCACCGGCGGCGTTTATGGAGCTTCAATCTTTGGGCGTCCTTCCGATCGCTTCAGATATGCGCACTCTGGATCATCTGCTTTACACGCCGGCTCCTGATATCGTTCACGAAGCCGCGGGACATGCACCGATTTTGATTCACCCTGAATTTTCAGAATATCTTCGTCAGTATGCTCAGGTCGCAAAAAAGGCGATCATCAGCAAAGAAGATCTTGATCTGTATGAAGCCATTCGCGATCTTTCTGACATCAAAGAAAATCCGGCATCAACGCCAGAACAAATCAAGGCCGCAGAAACACATCTAGAGATCGTCAGCAAAAACATGTCGCATGTTTCAGAAGCTTCTGAACTATCACGCATGAATTGGTGGACGGCCGAGTATGGCTTAATTGGCACTTTGGACAATCCAAAAATTTTTGGTGCGGGCTTACTTTCAAGCGTCGGCGAATCGAAATGGTGCTTGAGCCAAAAAGTGAAGAAGATTCCGTTGACCGTTGATTGTATCAAACAAACTTACGATATCACGGAACCCCAGCCCCAACTTTTTGTGACACCGGACTTTAAAACACTCAGTAAAGTTTTAGACGACATGGCCGACCAAATGGCCTTCCGATTGGGTGGCCTTGCCGGATTGAAAAAGGCGATCGAAGCTCATTCGGTTAACACCGCAGAGCTCAATTCAGGCATCCAGATTTCTGGTCAGATCGTTGAAGCGATCACGGATAACAACGGTCAGCTGGCTTACTTACGCTTGAGCGGCCCGACACAGCTTTGCTACATGGACCAAGAACTTTCCGGTCACGACAAGAAATACCATGCGCATGGTTTTGGAACTCCTGTTGGCTTTTTGAAAGCTCATCCTAACAAGTGCCCTTCTACATTTACAGATGCGGAATGGGCCGAGCTTCAAGTGGAATCTGGAAAAACCGCGCGCCTAGAATTTACTTCGGGCGTAGTGGTTACTGGTGTCGTGCAATATCGCCTTATTAAAAATAGCAAAACCATCACTTTGACGCTGGAAAATGCGAAAGCCGAGCTCAATGGCCGCATCTTATTTGCACCTGAATGGGGCACTTACGACATGGCTATTGGCTCTTCAGTGACCTCGGTCTTTGGAGGCCCTGCGGATCGCGAAGCTTACGGCGAAACCGTCGACTTCATCGCGAAACGCGTTCCGGTTCCAAGTTATTCCGAACAAGAGCTTTCAAGACACCGCAACTATGGCGCCGTCAGAAAACTGCGTGAAGAAAAAGTGCAGGGCTCAAAATTGACTGAAGAATTATCGGAAATTTTACAATCTCACCGCAGTCTTTTTGCGGAGGATTGGCTTTTGTTATTAGAAGCTTTAGAAATTCTTCAAGCGCGCGATCCCCAATCTTCTTTGAAAAAGCAAATTGAAGAAGACTTGGCGAAGCTCGCGAAAAAGGATGAAAAAACCCAAGGTTTGATCCAAGACGGTCTGACTTTGGCAGGAGCTCTTTAA
- the hppD gene encoding 4-hydroxyphenylpyruvate dioxygenase: protein MAQITEQNPIGLNGVDFIEYSGPDAHYFETIFKRYAFKEVGQVHGKNIRLFRQGDINYILNCEPQTFATDFAKMHGPSICATGFRVQDAEHAFKTAVARGGRPYEGNDHQKGATPFPAIYGIGDSLIYFIDEKNQNKLYNEIFQVKPEDKFPAGVGFTVIDHFTNNVPKGEMDKWCDFYTKVLAFREARYFDIRGAKTGLLSKVMRSPCGKFSVPINEPTESKSQIQEYLDEYKGSGIQHVALLTTDIVQTLENLKNSEIQFLTPPPHSYYEMLPARVPNVTEDLNRLEKNAILVDGDEKGYLLQIFTKNTFGPIFYEVIERKGHDGFGDGNFQALFDAIERDQRERGYLT, encoded by the coding sequence ATGGCTCAAATTACAGAGCAAAATCCCATCGGCCTTAACGGCGTGGATTTTATTGAGTATTCAGGTCCCGACGCTCACTATTTCGAAACTATCTTCAAACGTTATGCGTTTAAAGAAGTGGGACAAGTTCATGGCAAAAACATCCGCTTATTCCGCCAGGGCGACATCAACTATATTTTGAACTGTGAACCGCAAACTTTCGCAACAGACTTTGCAAAAATGCACGGCCCTTCGATCTGCGCGACAGGTTTCCGCGTTCAAGATGCAGAACACGCTTTCAAGACCGCAGTTGCACGCGGGGGCCGTCCTTACGAGGGCAATGATCACCAAAAGGGCGCGACACCATTCCCAGCTATTTATGGCATTGGTGATTCGTTGATCTATTTCATCGACGAGAAAAACCAGAACAAACTTTACAACGAAATTTTCCAAGTAAAACCGGAAGATAAGTTTCCGGCGGGCGTGGGTTTCACTGTGATTGATCATTTCACCAACAATGTTCCTAAAGGTGAAATGGACAAATGGTGTGACTTCTACACGAAAGTTTTGGCTTTCCGTGAAGCTCGTTACTTCGACATCCGTGGTGCGAAGACGGGTTTGCTTTCAAAAGTAATGCGTTCTCCATGCGGAAAATTCTCAGTCCCTATCAATGAGCCTACAGAGTCCAAATCTCAAATCCAGGAGTACCTGGATGAATACAAGGGTTCTGGCATTCAGCACGTGGCTTTGTTGACGACTGACATTGTTCAAACTTTGGAAAACTTGAAAAACAGTGAAATCCAATTCTTAACTCCACCTCCGCACTCTTACTATGAGATGCTTCCCGCGCGCGTTCCGAACGTGACCGAGGATTTGAATCGCCTTGAAAAGAATGCGATCTTGGTGGACGGAGATGAAAAAGGCTACTTGCTACAAATCTTCACGAAAAACACTTTCGGTCCGATCTTCTATGAAGTGATTGAACGTAAAGGTCATGATGGTTTCGGTGATGGCAACTTCCAAGCGTTGTTCGATGCTATCGAGCGTGATCAACGCGAACGTGGATATTTAACATAG
- a CDS encoding DEAD/DEAH box helicase codes for MSKTPVDLSPEQSGALELLRSGENVFLTGGAGSGKSFLIRHFMKELDPKSMPILASTGAAAVLLGGRTFHSFFGLGIMEGGPDATYARASKDTKLMARLRKVEGVIIDEISMIPGQALMIAEALSQRARESKLPWGGMRIISVGDFAQLPPVTQTGQRDWCFMNAVWHQSGFQNVKLSHNQRVSDNLFLDILSDVRHGLTTERVRDFLNEHLQEHDEDHPGTRLFPRKIAADSFNQKKLRELDEEEITIDSIYFGTEKHIEILQKSAPVPLKLVLKLGCRVMFLQNDPQKRWVNGTRGVVTDITADTVMVKKDGGREVQVEKTSFAIQDAEGNIMAQVVQFPLTLAYATTIHKSQGATLDDLWCDLSSLWEPGHAYVALSRLRSSEGLHLIGWNPRSIIVDPKVLDFYKRLEN; via the coding sequence ATGTCAAAAACTCCTGTCGACCTTTCTCCTGAACAATCTGGCGCTCTGGAACTTCTTCGTTCCGGCGAAAATGTTTTTCTTACAGGCGGAGCCGGCAGCGGCAAAAGTTTTCTTATTCGTCACTTCATGAAAGAGCTCGATCCCAAGTCCATGCCGATTTTGGCAAGCACTGGGGCCGCGGCTGTTCTTTTGGGCGGACGAACCTTTCACAGCTTCTTTGGACTAGGAATTATGGAAGGCGGACCCGACGCCACCTATGCTCGGGCTTCTAAAGATACAAAATTAATGGCTCGTCTTCGTAAGGTCGAAGGCGTGATCATCGATGAAATTTCCATGATTCCCGGACAAGCTTTAATGATTGCCGAAGCTCTTTCGCAAAGGGCGCGCGAGTCAAAACTTCCTTGGGGAGGCATGCGCATTATTTCTGTCGGAGATTTTGCGCAGTTACCACCCGTTACCCAAACAGGGCAAAGAGATTGGTGTTTTATGAACGCCGTCTGGCACCAAAGCGGCTTTCAAAACGTCAAGCTGTCTCACAATCAACGTGTCAGTGATAATTTATTTCTAGATATCTTAAGTGATGTTCGTCATGGGCTGACGACAGAACGCGTGCGGGATTTCTTGAACGAGCATTTGCAAGAGCACGATGAAGATCATCCGGGAACGAGGCTTTTTCCTCGAAAAATTGCGGCGGATAGTTTCAATCAGAAGAAATTACGCGAGCTCGATGAAGAAGAGATCACGATTGATTCCATTTACTTTGGAACCGAAAAGCATATCGAAATTCTTCAGAAGTCAGCTCCCGTGCCTTTAAAGCTGGTTCTTAAACTCGGTTGTCGCGTGATGTTTTTGCAGAACGATCCGCAAAAGCGCTGGGTGAACGGGACTCGCGGTGTGGTCACCGATATTACGGCTGACACTGTGATGGTTAAAAAAGACGGGGGTCGTGAGGTTCAAGTCGAAAAAACTTCCTTCGCTATTCAGGATGCTGAAGGAAATATCATGGCGCAAGTGGTGCAATTCCCCTTAACGCTGGCTTACGCCACGACAATTCACAAAAGTCAGGGAGCGACGTTGGATGACTTGTGGTGTGACTTAAGTTCACTGTGGGAGCCCGGTCATGCTTACGTGGCTTTAAGTCGATTGCGTTCCTCAGAAGGACTGCATCTTATCGGCTGGAATCCGCGCTCTATTATTGTGGATCCGAAAGTCTTGGATTTTTACAAGCGTCTAGAAAATTAG
- a CDS encoding M13 family metallopeptidase yields the protein MLKLLLASTLILSAQAKSAKTAAPSSDIPEKRSFPLSTDVSPCEDFHKYVCEKAEASFKLRPDRRSHTFAFNDSRERLLEVKKKFMKDLPAQKNMDSRSEQIRDVYMSCMNTSAKAKDEKAEVVRMVNEIGKIKTTEELVRYSHENLPKGFGNMVYLWASPNLDNPKKMDAMLYANFMLLPDHKYYEQPELLKEYESLLTMFIQNIEPKVKKADAQARAKAMVAFEQEFIKTYPVTAVRHQRWSEKRVSSQADLLKKYPQLYLKPLFDKIPPEVVVNTPIPESLDFINAQLDKLPLQVWKDVYLYKALGDQMDDGYPKFFQAGFNFEKKFFGGPEKRPDRQERCTTTAGNYFMKEIDAALVDKVFPHFDESKVNEVGARIRQSILDGLEANKWLSKEGKKEAIAKIKTARLQLVKPHTDKEWDFVPLRKYSKTNYVQNMHTYNEARWEKNMTELREPANQDAWGMGPLTVNAYYSSNENKFVLPIGILQYPFYDKDGSVIENLGAVGAVMGHELGHSIDDSGSKYDSQGRLRQWMTTKDIMEFNLRGQKMIDQFNQIGHDGKLTLGENVADLVGLTFAYNAAFPKGQGTEKDKKDFFIAYGRLWCTVIRPDFEKLMRKTDPHSAGWARINEQVKHQPAFAETFQCKPGDKMTLDPKDRVQIW from the coding sequence ATGTTAAAACTTCTATTGGCCTCCACCCTCATTTTGTCAGCACAGGCAAAATCCGCAAAAACAGCGGCCCCCTCTTCTGACATCCCTGAAAAAAGATCATTCCCATTGAGTACCGATGTCAGTCCCTGTGAAGACTTTCACAAATATGTCTGTGAAAAAGCGGAGGCTTCATTCAAACTGCGCCCCGATCGCCGCAGCCACACCTTTGCCTTCAATGATTCTAGAGAACGTCTTTTGGAAGTTAAAAAGAAATTCATGAAGGACCTTCCTGCGCAAAAAAATATGGATTCGCGCAGCGAACAGATCCGCGATGTTTACATGTCATGCATGAATACGTCAGCGAAAGCCAAAGACGAAAAAGCCGAAGTCGTTCGCATGGTGAACGAGATTGGTAAAATTAAAACCACCGAAGAATTAGTTCGTTACTCTCATGAAAATTTGCCAAAGGGTTTTGGCAACATGGTTTATCTGTGGGCTTCTCCGAATTTGGACAATCCGAAAAAAATGGATGCCATGCTGTATGCCAATTTCATGCTTCTTCCTGATCACAAGTATTATGAGCAGCCAGAGCTTTTGAAAGAGTACGAATCCTTACTCACCATGTTCATCCAAAACATCGAGCCCAAAGTAAAAAAGGCGGATGCTCAGGCGCGTGCAAAAGCGATGGTCGCATTTGAACAAGAGTTTATTAAAACTTATCCGGTAACGGCCGTTCGCCATCAGCGTTGGAGCGAAAAACGTGTCAGCTCTCAAGCAGATCTTTTAAAAAAGTATCCGCAGCTTTATTTAAAACCCCTGTTTGATAAAATCCCCCCTGAAGTGGTTGTAAATACGCCGATCCCCGAATCTTTGGATTTTATTAACGCGCAATTAGACAAGCTTCCTTTGCAAGTGTGGAAAGACGTTTATCTGTATAAAGCTTTGGGCGATCAGATGGACGACGGCTACCCGAAGTTTTTCCAAGCCGGATTCAATTTTGAAAAGAAGTTCTTCGGCGGTCCCGAGAAGCGTCCGGACCGTCAAGAGCGTTGCACGACAACAGCGGGCAACTACTTCATGAAAGAAATTGATGCTGCGTTGGTCGACAAAGTCTTTCCTCATTTCGACGAAAGCAAAGTCAACGAAGTGGGCGCGCGTATTCGTCAAAGTATCCTGGATGGTCTAGAGGCAAATAAATGGCTTTCTAAAGAAGGAAAAAAAGAGGCCATCGCAAAAATTAAGACGGCGCGTTTGCAACTGGTGAAGCCTCACACAGACAAAGAGTGGGATTTCGTTCCTCTTCGTAAATATTCAAAAACGAACTACGTGCAAAATATGCACACCTACAATGAAGCTCGCTGGGAAAAGAACATGACAGAGCTTCGCGAGCCCGCCAATCAGGATGCTTGGGGCATGGGACCGTTGACCGTGAATGCGTACTACAGCAGCAATGAAAACAAATTTGTTCTGCCCATTGGTATTCTTCAATATCCGTTCTACGACAAAGATGGATCAGTGATTGAAAACTTAGGCGCCGTTGGCGCGGTGATGGGACATGAATTGGGTCACAGTATCGATGACAGCGGATCAAAATATGATTCTCAAGGTCGCCTTCGTCAGTGGATGACCACAAAAGACATCATGGAGTTCAACTTGCGTGGGCAAAAGATGATCGATCAGTTCAATCAAATCGGTCATGACGGAAAACTGACTTTAGGTGAAAACGTCGCCGATCTTGTCGGTTTGACGTTTGCCTACAATGCGGCCTTCCCTAAGGGCCAAGGAACTGAAAAAGATAAAAAAGATTTCTTCATAGCCTATGGCCGCCTGTGGTGCACAGTGATCCGCCCTGATTTTGAAAAGTTGATGCGTAAAACGGATCCGCACTCTGCGGGATGGGCTCGTATCAATGAACAAGTAAAACATCAGCCGGCCTTTGCTGAAACCTTCCAGTGCAAGCCTGGCGACAAAATGACTTTAGATCCAAAAGACCGAGTGCAGATCTGGTAA
- the ribD gene encoding bifunctional diaminohydroxyphosphoribosylaminopyrimidine deaminase/5-amino-6-(5-phosphoribosylamino)uracil reductase RibD, with product MELIKPLSIPAKGTKLSPEQAMRLAISEAYKGATRVSPNPLVGAVVLDADGGFISCGHHEFYGGPHAEVNALKDLSPEILKGAHVFVTLEPCAHEGKTPSCAKMMAKLPLKKVTFGLIDPNPLVAGQGADILKNAGIEAEVFSSKNSDEDQEIKTLLEEVCEAFLWNFRKKKVFVVLKMASSIDGQVALKSGESQWITGPQSREYVHYLRACYDAIVVGKGTIDFDNPSLNIRHPEIKKNNKVVVIDGEGELLYRFDELKLSEVHAPENIFWCVAEEAKERVDKTLSKLKKAPQIVYVKTNVGGDLDLEALLAQLYTKGLRSVMVEGGAMTASSFISSGLVNRLYMFQAPIIMGSGGARSWTETVRISEMKNKIHIKNPRYLTFGNDFMITGTLS from the coding sequence ATGGAACTTATTAAGCCCCTTTCTATTCCCGCAAAGGGAACCAAGCTTTCACCCGAACAGGCCATGAGACTGGCCATCAGTGAAGCTTACAAAGGGGCGACGCGTGTCAGTCCCAATCCCTTAGTGGGCGCCGTCGTTTTAGATGCTGATGGAGGATTTATTTCCTGCGGGCATCATGAATTTTACGGCGGCCCTCATGCTGAAGTGAATGCTCTGAAAGATCTATCTCCGGAAATTCTAAAAGGGGCTCATGTCTTTGTAACCTTAGAGCCTTGTGCTCATGAAGGTAAAACTCCTTCTTGCGCAAAGATGATGGCGAAGCTTCCTTTAAAAAAAGTGACGTTCGGTTTGATCGATCCGAATCCTTTGGTGGCGGGTCAAGGCGCTGACATTTTAAAAAACGCCGGTATTGAAGCCGAGGTTTTTTCCTCTAAAAACTCTGATGAAGACCAAGAAATCAAAACGCTACTGGAAGAAGTGTGCGAAGCTTTTCTTTGGAATTTCCGCAAGAAAAAAGTTTTTGTGGTTTTGAAGATGGCTTCCAGTATTGACGGTCAAGTGGCTTTAAAGTCCGGTGAAAGTCAGTGGATCACCGGGCCCCAATCGCGCGAGTATGTTCACTATCTGCGTGCTTGTTACGACGCCATTGTCGTAGGTAAAGGCACGATCGACTTTGACAATCCTTCGTTGAATATTCGTCATCCCGAGATCAAAAAGAACAACAAGGTCGTCGTGATCGATGGTGAAGGTGAACTGCTTTACCGCTTCGATGAATTAAAGCTTTCTGAGGTTCACGCTCCAGAGAATATTTTTTGGTGTGTGGCTGAAGAAGCAAAAGAACGCGTGGATAAGACATTGTCGAAGTTAAAGAAGGCTCCGCAAATCGTTTACGTGAAAACGAATGTCGGAGGGGATCTGGATCTTGAAGCTCTGTTGGCTCAGCTTTATACAAAAGGTTTAAGATCGGTGATGGTCGAGGGTGGAGCGATGACAGCAAGTTCGTTCATTAGCTCGGGTTTAGTAAACCGTCTTTATATGTTCCAGGCGCCCATCATCATGGGATCTGGTGGAGCACGCTCTTGGACCGAGACTGTGCGGATTTCCGAAATGAAAAATAAAATTCATATTAAAAACCCTCGTTACCTGACTTTTGGAAACGACTTTATGATTACGGGGACTTTGTCATGA
- the rfaD gene encoding ADP-glyceromanno-heptose 6-epimerase translates to MIIVTGANGFIGSVMVWELNEKGFTDIIAVDSVGLNERNLLKKRQITKFLLKDELWPFLETDEAKKKVTWIIHMGACSSTTETNKEFLWENNTYYTQRIFEWCAEHGKSMIYASSAATYGAGELGFDDTTDPEKLRPLNLYGESKVLFDRWALKQTKTPPHWYGLKFFNVFGPNEYHKEAMSSVAFKAYNQIKANGNLGLFKSADPKYKDGEFMRDFVYVKDVTGWMAELMDKKPKNGVYNMGFGKPRTWLDLAGAVFTAMKKEMKINWLEMPENIRGQYQYFTEAKTDKWLAAGMSPAKWPLEKAVADYVQNYLSKDDPSL, encoded by the coding sequence ATGATTATTGTAACTGGTGCAAACGGCTTTATTGGCAGCGTGATGGTGTGGGAACTCAACGAAAAAGGCTTTACGGATATCATCGCCGTAGACTCTGTGGGTTTGAACGAACGCAATCTTCTTAAAAAACGTCAAATCACGAAGTTTCTTCTTAAAGACGAACTTTGGCCGTTCCTAGAAACTGACGAAGCTAAGAAAAAAGTCACTTGGATCATTCACATGGGCGCGTGTTCTTCCACTACTGAAACCAACAAAGAGTTTCTTTGGGAAAACAACACTTACTACACACAAAGAATTTTTGAATGGTGCGCGGAACATGGAAAATCAATGATCTATGCTTCCAGCGCGGCGACTTACGGAGCCGGCGAATTGGGCTTTGACGATACGACAGACCCTGAAAAACTTCGTCCGCTCAATCTTTACGGCGAGTCGAAAGTTCTTTTTGATCGCTGGGCATTGAAGCAAACTAAAACTCCTCCTCACTGGTACGGACTGAAGTTCTTTAACGTCTTTGGGCCCAATGAATACCACAAAGAGGCGATGTCGAGTGTGGCTTTCAAGGCTTACAATCAGATTAAAGCTAACGGCAACTTAGGCCTGTTCAAATCCGCAGATCCTAAATACAAAGACGGCGAATTCATGCGCGACTTTGTCTACGTGAAAGACGTGACAGGATGGATGGCAGAGCTGATGGATAAAAAACCGAAGAACGGTGTTTATAACATGGGCTTTGGTAAACCTCGTACCTGGTTGGATTTAGCTGGCGCTGTATTTACAGCCATGAAAAAAGAAATGAAAATCAACTGGCTGGAAATGCCAGAAAATATTCGCGGGCAATATCAGTATTTCACTGAAGCAAAAACAGATAAATGGTTGGCTGCCGGTATGAGCCCAGCAAAATGGCCGCTTGAGAAAGCCGTTGCTGATTATGTGCAAAATTACCTGTCAAAAGACGATCCTTCGCTTTAA
- a CDS encoding conjugal transfer protein TraF: MTKHILFSLFLVFTSANASAVDSVTFTIHHFYQSPRALGMGDAFTAVNNDYSALYYNPAALARRTENTWNLGILSAQGSPSTLDFYNDLNDIQSSSETETEKQDALIDLIQENYGNTYTARIQLFEIIYAKPQWAFGFIPADLTFEAGLHQQIGPAVNTTVYGDSSLAMGYGQMASENLSWGVTAKFVNRVFLSRSLSATELAANENYISREDLSEGYTIDADVGVLWTQNWSEQIYNFAFVARNIFNFGFDNSFGLINKDSDKNPEPLYRVFDIGSAWEFPASFGTSGRVALDFRDLNHPNFNWKKGSHLGVEVDWTPSTWIKNQFRLGLSETYWTAGYSLALPYFALDLVSYAENVGTLETPDDSRIYLVKLNVPF; this comes from the coding sequence ATGACTAAACATATTCTATTTTCTTTATTTTTAGTATTCACCAGTGCCAACGCCAGCGCCGTCGATAGCGTGACTTTCACGATTCATCACTTCTATCAATCGCCTCGCGCTTTAGGAATGGGAGATGCCTTCACCGCAGTCAACAATGATTACTCTGCACTTTATTACAACCCAGCCGCTCTGGCCCGTCGAACGGAAAACACGTGGAACTTAGGAATCTTAAGCGCGCAAGGGTCTCCATCCACGCTGGATTTTTACAACGACCTTAATGACATTCAAAGCTCCAGTGAAACAGAAACTGAAAAACAAGACGCCCTGATTGATCTCATACAGGAAAATTACGGGAACACTTACACCGCGCGAATTCAACTTTTTGAAATCATCTACGCCAAACCCCAATGGGCCTTTGGATTTATTCCGGCCGATCTGACTTTTGAAGCAGGTCTGCATCAACAGATTGGCCCCGCCGTGAATACGACGGTCTATGGAGATTCCAGCTTGGCCATGGGCTACGGACAAATGGCTTCGGAAAACCTTTCCTGGGGTGTGACGGCGAAATTTGTGAATCGCGTTTTTCTAAGTCGTTCTCTGAGTGCTACTGAACTTGCCGCCAATGAGAACTACATCTCGCGTGAAGATCTATCGGAGGGTTACACAATCGACGCCGATGTTGGGGTTTTATGGACTCAAAACTGGTCCGAGCAAATATATAATTTTGCCTTCGTCGCAAGGAACATTTTTAATTTTGGTTTTGATAACAGCTTTGGTCTTATCAACAAGGACAGTGATAAAAATCCGGAACCGCTTTATCGCGTTTTTGACATCGGCTCTGCGTGGGAGTTCCCCGCAAGTTTCGGAACTTCGGGACGAGTCGCTTTAGATTTTCGCGATCTGAATCACCCCAATTTCAATTGGAAAAAAGGATCGCACTTAGGGGTTGAAGTAGATTGGACGCCTTCAACCTGGATTAAAAATCAATTCCGTTTAGGATTGAGCGAAACCTATTGGACCGCCGGATATTCTTTAGCACTTCCCTACTTTGCGTTGGATCTTGTCTCTTACGCAGAGAACGTGGGGACATTGGAAACACCGGATGACAGTCGCATCTATCTGGTGAAACTCAACGTGCCCTTTTAA
- a CDS encoding RNA methyltransferase codes for MNLKRPFEVRIVLVRTIYERNIGSTSRAMSNMGFDKLVLVAPACEITYEAQQAAATGQTGLQNRTTYASWDEFFAKEPESIKICFTARDGKGRQVRDIDEVLTDIADHAPQFQVQSDEPYVIHLIFGPEDWGLAAEDLEHANFCACLPTFGENWSLNLAQATLLGMFSLRKMWGGQRTKLDGGKSRRAPQGIEGINPEETLHTWLQEMGFDLTRQRKINVFTVLRRMLLQNTPTKKELVVLETVLQQSIRKLREWKEYQKRDGKA; via the coding sequence ATGAATTTGAAACGTCCCTTTGAAGTGCGCATTGTTCTAGTGCGCACCATCTATGAAAGAAACATCGGTTCCACGTCGCGCGCGATGAGCAATATGGGTTTTGATAAACTTGTACTAGTCGCACCTGCTTGTGAAATTACTTATGAAGCTCAGCAGGCGGCAGCCACCGGGCAAACGGGTCTGCAAAACAGAACGACTTATGCTTCTTGGGACGAGTTTTTTGCAAAAGAACCTGAAAGCATTAAAATCTGCTTCACGGCCCGCGACGGAAAAGGACGCCAAGTCCGTGATATCGACGAGGTCCTCACAGATATCGCGGATCATGCTCCTCAATTTCAGGTTCAAAGCGATGAACCTTACGTCATTCACTTGATCTTTGGCCCTGAAGACTGGGGTCTGGCCGCTGAAGACCTAGAACATGCAAACTTCTGTGCCTGCTTACCTACATTCGGAGAAAACTGGAGTCTGAACCTAGCCCAAGCCACTCTTTTAGGGATGTTCTCTTTAAGAAAAATGTGGGGCGGACAACGCACAAAACTTGATGGCGGAAAAAGCCGTCGCGCTCCTCAAGGAATTGAGGGCATCAATCCGGAAGAAACTTTGCACACATGGTTGCAAGAGATGGGTTTTGATTTAACTCGTCAGCGCAAAATCAACGTGTTCACGGTTCTTCGCCGTATGCTTTTACAAAACACGCCGACGAAGAAAGAACTTGTCGTGCTTGAAACCGTCCTGCAACAAAGCATTCGCAAGCTTCGTGAATGGAAAGAATATCAAAAAAGAGACGGCAAAGCCTAA